Part of the Impatiens glandulifera chromosome 8, dImpGla2.1, whole genome shotgun sequence genome is shown below.
AGATGCAGAGAGAAGATCTTCAGACGAAACCGGTGAATATAAGGGAGAAGATTGTTGAAGGGAGGATATCGAAGAGGCTTGGAGAGCTTTCTCTTCTTGAGCAACCGTTTATTAAGGACGATAGTGTTTTGATTAAGGATTTGGTTAAGCAAACTGTCGCTGCTCTTGGGGAGAATATTAAAGTCAGGAGGTTTGTTAAATTCACGCTTGGAGAGACAGCCGGTATTGCAGAGGATGCGTAAAAACGGTTAGAATTGCTCGCTCGCCCTgaaaggaaaacaaaaaaagttaataaaaaaactactGAAATTTTTTGATGTGTTTTGAGGTTGTTTCTGTATTTATATAGACTACAAACGATGTAGCTAATGCGATGTTTTATTATCTCAGGGAAAATATTTGTTCAGTCAAACACGGCCATAAATATCCCAGCAATTtccttttttgaaaaataagttaCACAATCACAGTTGTTGATGTTCAATGGTCTTAAAAAGAAACAATTGTTATAAATAATGATGATCAATCAATGCAAGGCAACTTGAAGAAGGTCTTCCCATGTGGTGAATTTAACTCTAGgtttgtttttcaaaatccCGAGCCTCGTTTCTTCGGCATCAATCTTTTCCCAGGCACTAAACGGTATCACTTTGACATTCCTGCGATCTAATAACCGACCAAGCCCTTCCCTCCCTGGCTTAGTTTGTCTACACAAAGATCCCAATCTACCATTCTCAATGTCTTCACTTATGCTTGCAATCTgcaattcaaatttgaacaatttaTATCTCCTCTTCAtattaacacaaataaaaagGATGTTGCTGCTTACTGTTTCTTCAGCACAGTAAAGGTTAGTAGCAATGATCCCCGTTGGGCCGCGTTTCAACCACCCACTCACGTAAACACCTTCTTCTACTGCTGCCAAATCCCCACCCGAGGATGTATGACTCAAAACACGGCCTCCAACATTCGGTATAATGCCTGAAAACACTTTTTCCTGTTAAACTCTTTTTACCCTAAtaaccacttggttattcaaataaaaccCTAGATCTACTATTATACCTTTGTTGTAGTCAAAAGGTATCCCATCAACAGGAACAGATTTATAACCAATGCTCTTTAATACTAATCTGCATTGTACATTTCCATTAAATCGGAAATCATATATCTACATTCTTCCTCAAGAGGAGTCAATATATAAACTCTGTTTTACTTACCCACTTTCAAGATCTTCAAACTGCCCAGTACCAACCGCAAACTGTTTCCTTGTGTCTTCATCCTCTGCAAATGTGAACAGACGAGCAAATCTATTAGAGATCCACCTTAATAAATCCTTCTGGTAAAACTCAGATTACATCATGGTGGAGAAACTTTACCTTTAAGAATTGTCTTTTCAAGATGCACACCAGCAACAAGTCCTCTTTTATTATCAGATTCTAGAAAACTGTGCGGTTTTCGGAAGAAAACAAAGTGAAGTTCCTGTTGACCAGTTGTTTGCTTGGAAGATTCTGTAGCCGCCTTAGAGAGCAAGTCATAGATCCTTCTTTTAATCCGGTTGTTCTTTAGCTCTTCCTTTTACCAGTTGACAATATTACTAAATCGTCAACTCCTGTAGAGCACTAATATATGGCGCTATTTGTAGGATGGAAGAACATAATGTACCTCATCAATGGGAGTTTTTACTAGATCAGCTTCTTGGATGTGAACATGCAAATCTTTAATACCTGCATCACATTAATATGGAAACAAACGCGATTTGATATTAGGGTGTattttgataaaactgaaaaataagTGTTACAACACTGAATTTAAGTGCCGAATGGGGTgaagtgtttgaaaaaaaatatgtttgaataaatcaaatgaaaatgTGTAAACTAATGTTAAGAAGTTAAAAGACCATTTTACCCTTGTAGTAATGTTTTGATTCATTTATAGGGGTTCAAGTTGCCTTTTGTAAGCTCTTACTATATTATCGAATATCGAGTTAAGTCATTCATAGCTCCCCGAATTAAGCTAGATCTTTTCTAGTTTAATTTGAGCTGAATTCAAATAAGCACTTATTATTTAGATTACACATACCAAGGATTTCTCGTAACTCTTTTGCAGTGCAAGCTGCTTGTACAGGTCCACGTCTTCCAACCAAGTATACCTTCCTGCAATAATGACAATTTAGACCTAGAATTTATATCATTCGTAAAAGTCTCCTCCCATAATAAGCAAATGAAAGAATTCCTTACTTTATACTACTCTTCTCCAAGGCAGCTAGGGCATGACTGGAAATATCTGTTCTTGACAATTCAGCAGTTGGTCTTAATAGTATGCGGGCAACATCAAGAGCTACATTACCCTAAAACAGAACTGTTTTCAGAATTCAATCGTTCATTCTTCTGTCATCTCAACAAGAACATTAAATACCTGCCCAAGAATAACAGCTGTATCAGAACTCTGTAAATCTGGAGCAAGATCATGCCCATCGGGATGTCCATTATACCACCAAACAAATTCTCTTGCTGAGTGAATCCCCGACAAATCCTACAAAAAAGCATGGAATTTTAACAATAGATTTTACATCTAACAGATCAATAAGAATACCACATACTTCTCCATTGATACCAAGATTTCTATCACTTTCAGCTCCGTACGCTAGGATAACCTAATCAATGTAAATgaaacatttcattaaaaatagaCATTTAAAGTATAATTGCAAAAGAGATCAAGTAGAAAATCTAACCACATGATATAATTCCCTGAGCTCAGATAAAGAAACAGAAGATCCCAATGATACATTTCCAAAGAAAGAACATCTATCATTTTTCGCAACACGACCATATTGATTCATCACAATCTGTTGCAATGTTTCTGGTAAATTGAGATCAATTAAGCGCCAAACTATCAATTAGAACTGCAGCAGCTGAAGtgtatcattatttattttatcaaacctTTGTTTCCGGATGATCAGGTGCTACACCTGAACGGACCAGTCCGTATGGAGTGGGCAATCTATCAATTATATCAACTTCAGCTTCCTTATTCGCTTTCATCATCTACGTTGTGCAGATCACAAGTAAATAAACATCATATTGAAAGAGATCAAGAAGCTTGTACCTTCTCAGCTGAGTAAAATCCAGCCGGTCCACTGCCGACAATACAAACACGTAAGGGATTTACAGAGAGCGAAGAAAAGGTCCTGCATAAAATCCTTCCTGCCTTAGATATTGACATGTTTTCCGATCAATAACCGCCGGTCGACGATTAGCCGTCAATTTGTATTTCCGGCGAAGGTAGATTTGGGGATGGAGATAGAACGAacgacttttttttttttttttttcaaagaagACAGAGATAGATGGCTGAGATTAATTTATCAAAGTAGTCTGAAAAGGgctttataattaaatattgggCTTCATGTCTCCATAGTCCACAGTATTTTTATGGGCTAATATGAGGCGGCCCAGTTAAGAAAGCTAGAccatatttatttaacttttaccCAGAAAATTACCCTTCAAGTTTAAAGATGTGTTTTTACTTCATAAATCATGTTTTTTCCTCAAGGAGGGTTTAGGGTTAAAGAAGCAGTGGTTAATAAGTTCTATTTAggtttttctgaaaaaaaataattttcgattaaaactaagaaaaaaatagtttttaatttttttaccaaattattttttatctctatatttttatttaataattaatttatataaaaaaaattaaaggataattgatataataattagattttatgataaaaaattatttttgtttttttttatatttagctgaatttaaaatgattttataatttttaatggaGAAAACTAGTATAATCTCTATTaatttttaagtgaaaattaaactagtaattttgtaaaaattacttttttcatgaactatcatttttattttatta
Proteins encoded:
- the LOC124911145 gene encoding NADPH:adrenodoxin oxidoreductase, mitochondrial isoform X2, whose product is MNQYGRVAKNDRCSFFGNVSLGSSVSLSELRELYHVVILAYGAESDRNLGINGEDLSGIHSAREFVWWYNGHPDGHDLAPDLQSSDTAVILGQGNVALDVARILLRPTAELSRTDISSHALAALEKSSIKKVYLVGRRGPVQAACTAKELREILGIKDLHVHIQEADLVKTPIDEEELKNNRIKRRIYDLLSKAATESSKQTTGQQELHFVFFRKPHSFLESDNKRGLVAGVHLEKTILKEDEDTRKQFAVGTGQFEDLESGLVLKSIGYKSVPVDGIPFDYNKGIIPNVGGRVLSHTSSGGDLAAVEEGVYVSGWLKRGPTGIIATNLYCAEETIASISEDIENGRLGSLCRQTKPGREGLGRLLDRRNVKVIPFSAWEKIDAEETRLGILKNKPRVKFTTWEDLLQVALH
- the LOC124911145 gene encoding NADPH:adrenodoxin oxidoreductase, mitochondrial isoform X1, whose translation is MSISKAGRILCRTFSSLSVNPLRVCIVGSGPAGFYSAEKMMKANKEAEVDIIDRLPTPYGLVRSGVAPDHPETKIVMNQYGRVAKNDRCSFFGNVSLGSSVSLSELRELYHVVILAYGAESDRNLGINGEDLSGIHSAREFVWWYNGHPDGHDLAPDLQSSDTAVILGQGNVALDVARILLRPTAELSRTDISSHALAALEKSSIKKVYLVGRRGPVQAACTAKELREILGIKDLHVHIQEADLVKTPIDEEELKNNRIKRRIYDLLSKAATESSKQTTGQQELHFVFFRKPHSFLESDNKRGLVAGVHLEKTILKEDEDTRKQFAVGTGQFEDLESGLVLKSIGYKSVPVDGIPFDYNKGIIPNVGGRVLSHTSSGGDLAAVEEGVYVSGWLKRGPTGIIATNLYCAEETIASISEDIENGRLGSLCRQTKPGREGLGRLLDRRNVKVIPFSAWEKIDAEETRLGILKNKPRVKFTTWEDLLQVALH